Proteins encoded together in one Drosophila albomicans strain 15112-1751.03 chromosome 2R, ASM965048v2, whole genome shotgun sequence window:
- the LOC117575552 gene encoding E3 ubiquitin-protein ligase TRIP12 isoform X6: MAESVKSQTLSALTEGQHDGSTITSNSQRQYTTNNNNNNSNHKSSKKRNSTPANSTLTISSSVVAASALRSRSKGRNLAQTSTPTTTTTITTPARTNKNNNNKKSASQELSRCSTAATFGGSVTSSRLSESLTTSNNINDTSLSPGSRKRQHQHYNSGRHYSHNQSAPGGDQYVELNSPLKKRRVQKPPTSVSEATSGELSRLSTGAGATPRATSLESTPRLASGGDCVAQRTRSKTHTPEELPSTSSAARLAANNNNTRRTSGTCNHVIGVTPQRGAAARAASGGAARNSSSNSGSNLLNYYRKTRKVSHTRAKPSASEQQQLEDSIQKSSANDRESSSARLQASGSAVIAAAAAIDAAVSGERHQGINSNSNVALKRLSKKGGSSNNNKYTKYRKSRRNHQQQVLTRIDTTLNKITSDDEDHINEYGRLEVEQHPLPTSSEAEETNKIDSGEVDDDEDDVGGFDGGASATSVGFEAAIVSTSDAEEDEQDPDQNQEQDDDDQEEEVEPEEEEVGFYEIVNSADSSYEEDAQIVAEEDELSEEEDVDEEDDDDLEEDFDEEEDLSEGEFAEHIIGELGGSNSANLSIVAAALSAARDSAVNVNISSAVGATSSSTASGGSSSNSNQSASASGGSNVTTTSSTQLAAAAAQQTAAAAATGAAAVNAAAAAAAAADTESDDSEVGRLQALLEARGLPPHLFGALGPRMTHILHRTIGNSSTSKANQLLQGLQSHDESQQLQAAIEMCQMLVMGNEDTLAGFPVKQVVPALIQLLRMEHNFDIMNNACRALAYMLEALPRSAGTVVEAVPVFLEKLQVIQCMDVAEQSLTALEILSRRHNKAILQANGISACLTYLDFFSIVAQRAALSITANCCQNMHSEEFHFVSDSLPQLARLLSQPDKKCVDSVCTAFWRLVESFPHDGKRLQQIASPDLLKNCQQLLVVTPAILNTGTFTNVVRMLSLMCAACPDLAISLLRNDIAATLLYLLTGNAEPAAASATHVELVTRPPLELLELTCLIGELMPRLPLDGIFAVDALLDRPTLNTQDQVQWQWRDDRGAWHNYSTIDSRLIEAAHQSSEDEINLSTLGRTYTVDFHAMQQINEDTGTTRFVQRKLNPNYVAPAAAGQDLSTTGASASTSAAASGSSSNNNNNITSSSANSANSNANQAKRRPSLDARIACLKEERGLAADFIKNIFNVLYEVYSSSAGPNVRYKCLRALLRMVYYATPELLRQVLKYQLVSSHIAGMLGSNDLRIVVGALQMAEILMRQLPDVFGTHFRREGVIYQFTQLTDPSNPICANPSPKPLSTSGSQLATPTTNAGGSQSAPASANSLQVNPFFMDNVTAPSTGSSSASGTPSSSKHQSYSVKSFSHAMNALTASANAVPKQQQSSSASAADGTGYNYSSSAPSSSASAATAAGGAGAGSAPAAYFVAATSATDPRQYLNFQQPAAPLPAAQLELVPTGSGGQQQQQQLSTQVIYNSSQGVASYQQQQQNLIVASTSAAAANNNSGSGSNNCSSSALQHKMTDMLKRKAPPKRKSQSSGRAKSRQEDSAAAVAAASSASSAMHELLSRATSLGSNTGGRNTPSSGSGSGSSNSKSRFSAGNTNNASGSSTKSSFLASLNPARWGRQTAHHHHHQQQQQSSSHHGLTKDNSGSSSSGGACSTSAGLAYAGSQHGGAAGMNAAAVAASISKSISHANLIAAANRERARQWVREQAIDFVKRYTEQEARRSKRDSDSNCGTGTGAGGSGLGSSASAASATTSLASTSVLERLSSILLKLNGSYHDCLDALLELKTILLESDISPFEVNHSGLIKAMLNYMTSESGLVDRDARLRSFMHVFAGLPLEPLLQNVGQLPTIEPLAYGAFVAKLNACVTQLEQFPVKVHDFQAGPGGRSNQSALRFFNTHQLKCNLQRHPQCSNLRQWKGGTVKIDPLAMVQAIERYLVVRGYGGIRADSDDDSEEDMDDNVAAVVMTQSGFKHKLQFLIGEHVLPYNMTVYQAVKQFSPLVNEQHETDNESEMLLGNSSIWVQQHTIYYRPVEEEGIGSGANSSCSSSSNNQVHGQHKASSGSNTSSSSHVATSSCSSSSSAATSSGGKKSHKSSSKFMRKKTELWHEGIAPALLSPLKQFLSSCLPPDVVTVQDASLDALCMLRVIHALNRHWEHLYGCVVRQNIIPQSEFVHPKITAKANRQLQDPLVIMTGNLPQWLPQIGMACPFLFPFETRHLLFYATSFDRDRALQRLLDTTPDLNAAESSERVAPRLDRRKRAISRAELLKQAEHILQDFGNSKALLEIQYENEVGTGLGPTLEFYALVSAELQRTDLGLWNGSDSYRHNSSNIADVVKSSSAMLHIEDASEATSEVATAATTLVSSTTTTTATAHLTRSSSRSNALRNQQQQQHQAEHSSTSAGTNDNALNMIIAQQYSDMAATDGGSTTTANASQVLDQQTTTTTVTTTTPMGTTIATATSMVSYVHTAHGLFPLPLGKSSKLPQMTKAKSKFKFLGKFMAKAVMDSRMLDLPFSLPFYRWLVSEEHSIGLADLLRVAPEVQSTLVRLQDMVRQREDIESDANLNSIEKSEKIEQLDLDGCPIADLGLDFVLPGHANIELCRGGRDTPVTVHNLHKYISLVTYWFLIEGVQKQFEALREGFDSIFPIQRLRMFYPEELECVFCGSGSEQHQRWDLKMLQDSCRTDHGFHQESQAIQYLYEILASYNRDEQRAFLQFVTGSPRLPTGGFKALTPPLTIVRKTLDGNQNPNDYLPSVMTCVNYLKLPDYSNRDVMRQKLKVAANEGSMSFHLS, translated from the exons CAGCTCCTGGCGGCGATCAATACGTGGAGTTAAACTCGCCGCTCAAGAAGCGTCGTGTTCAAAAACCGCCCACATCAGTTAGTGAAGCAACTAGCGGCGAGTTATCACGACTATCAACCGGAGCTGGTGCCACACCAAGAGCAACATCTTTGGAGAGTACACCACGTCTGGCATCTGGCGGAGATTGTGTCGCTCAACGCACGCGCTCCAAGACTCACACACCCGAGGAACTGCCCAGTACGAGCAGTGCAGCGCGGCTCGCtgccaacaataataacaccAGACGGACAAGTGGAACCTGCAATCACGTCATTGGAGTGACACCACAGCGCGGTGCAGCTGCCCGCGCAGCATCCGGAGGAGCAGCACGCAACAGTAGCTCtaacagcggcagcaatttgttgaattattaTCGCAAGACGCGCAAAGTTAGCCACACTCGTGCCAAGCCATCAGCATctgaacagcaacaactcgaGGATTCCATTCAGAAATCCTCTGCCAACGATCGAGAGAGCAGCAGTGCCCGCTTACAGGCCAGCGGCTCAgctgtgattgctgctgcagcggctaTTGACGCCGCGGTATCTGGTGAACGTCACCAGGgtatcaacagcaacagcaacgttgCTCTCAAGCGGCTGTCCAAGAAGgggggcagcagcaacaacaataagtacACCAAATATCGCAAGAGTCGGCGTAATCATCAGCAGCAAGTGCTCACTAGGATTGACACGACGTTGAATAAGATCACATCTGACGACGAGGATCACATCAACGAATACGGCAGATTGGAAGTCGAGCAGCATCCACTGCCTACGTCCTCAGAAGCTGAGGAAACTAATAAAATAGACAGTGGTGaggtcgacgacgacgaagacgacgtCGGTGGATTTGACGGCGGTGCTTCCGCAACGAGCGTTGGCTTTGAAGCTGCTATAGTTTCCACGTCAGACGCCGAAGAGGACGAGCAAGATCCGGATCAAAACCAGGAGCAGGACGACGACGATCAGGAGGAAGAAGTGGAGCCAGAGGAAGAAGAAGTGGGTTTCTACGAAATAGTTAACTCGGCGGACTCATCGTACGAGGAGGACGCTCAAATAGTTGCCGAAGAGGACGAGTTAAGTGAGGAGGAGGACGTCGACGAAGAGGACGACGACGATCTTGAGGAAGATTtcgacgaagaagaagatcTCTCAGAGGGTGAATTCGCTGAGCATATTATTGGTGAACTTGGTG GTTCCAATTCAGCAAATCTCAGCATTGTCGCGGCGGCATTGAGCGCCGCACGGGACTCGGCAGTTAACGTGAACATTAGCAGCGCGGTGGGcgcaaccagcagcagcaccgctagcggtggcagcagcagcaacagcaaccagagTGCCTCGGCTAGTGGCGGCAGCAATGTGACTACCACATCATCAACCCaattggctgctgctgctgcacagcaAACGGCTGCAGCGGCGGCCACTGGTGCCGCTGCAGTAAAcgcagctgccgccgccgctgcagcagcggaTACAGAGAGCGATGACAGCGAGGTGGGACGACTGCAGGCGCTGCTTGAGGCACGCGGTCTGCCACCGCATCTGTTTGGGGCATTGGGACCACGAATGACGCACATACTCCATCGCACcattggcaacagcagcacatcGAAGGCAAATCAGCTGTTGCAGGGCTTGCAATCGCATGACGAGAGCCAGCAGCTCCAAGCTGCCATCGAGATGTGTCAAATGCTGGTTATGGGCAATGAGGATACGCTGGCCGGCTTCCCGGTGAAGCAGGTTGTGCCGGCACTGATTCAACTGCTGCGTATGGAGCACAACTTCGATATCATGAACAATGCGTGCCGCGCCCTGGCCTACATGCTGGAGGCGTTGCCCCGTTCTGCTGGAACGGTGGTAGAAGCTGTGCCCGTATTCCTCGAGAAGCTGCAGGTCATCCAGTGCATGGACGTGGCTGAGCAGAGTCTGACCGCATTAGAGATACTGTCCCGTCGCCACAACAAGGCCATACTGCAGGCAAACGGCATCAGCGCTTGCCTCACTTATCTGGACTTCTTCTCGATTGTAGCGCAACGAGCTGCTTTGTCCATCACCGCCAACTGCTGCCAGAACATGCACTCCGAGGAGTTTCATTTTGTGTCCGACAGTTTACCGCAGCTGGCCCGATTGCTCTCGCAGCCGGACAAAAAGTGTGTGGACAGCGTCTGCACCGCCTTTTGGCGCCTCGTCGAGAGTTTCCCACACGACGGCAAACGATTACAGCAGATTGCAAGCCCTGATCTACTCAAGAATTGCCAGCAACTGCTGGTGGTGACGCCTGCCATTCTCAACACCGGCACCTTTACCAACGTCGTTCGCATGCTGAGCCTAATGTGCGCCGCCTGCCCCGACCTGGCTATCTCATTGCTGCGCAACGATATTGCCGCTACATTGCTATACTTGTTGACGGGCAACGCAGAGCCGGCGGCTGCAAGTGCCACTCATGTGGAACTGGTGACTCGTCCGCCATTGGAGCTTCTGGAGTTGACTTGCCTCATTGGCGAACTGATGCCGCGTCTGCCGCTGGATGGCATATTTGCCGTAGATGCGCTGCTGGATCGACCCACGCTCAATACACAGGATCAGGTGCAGTGGCAATGGCGCGATGATCGCGGAGCCTGGCACAACTATTCCACCATCGATTCGCGTCTTATTGAGGCTGCGCATCAGAGCAGCGAGGATGAGATCAACTTGAGCACTTTGGGACGCACATATACCGTCGATTTCCATGCCATGCAACAGATCAACGAAGACACCGGCACCACAAGGTTTGTGCAGCGCAAGCTCAATCCCAATTATGTGGCGCCCGCTGCTGCCGGACAGGATTTAAGCACAACCGGTGCTTCGGCTTCTACTTCGGCCGCAGCAAGCGgctccagcagcaacaacaacaacaatatcactAGCTCCAGCGCCAACTCTGCCAACAGTAATGCAAACCAAGCCAAACGTCGTCCCTCATTGGATGCGCGCATCGCCTGCTTGAAGGAGGAGCGCGGCTTGGCTGCTGATTTTATTAAGAACATTTTCAATGTACTCTACGAGGTATACAGCTCGTCAGCTGGTCCCAATGTGCGTTATAAGTGCCTGCGCGCCCTGCTGCGCATGGTCTACTATGCGACCCCGGAGTTGCTGCGTCAGGTGCTTAAGTATCAGTTGGTATCGAGTCACATTGCCGGCATGCTGGGCAGCAATGACTTGCGCATCGTTGTGGGCGCTCtccaaatggccgagatattgATGCGCCAGCTGCCTGATGTCTTTGGCACACACTTCAGACGCGAAGGCGTCATTTATCAGTTCACCCAGTTGACCGATCCCAGCAATCCCATTTGCGCCAATCCATCACCCAAGCCACTGAGCACCAGTGGCAGTCagctggccacgcccacaaccAATGCAGGTGGCTCACAGAGTGCACCCGCTTCGGCGAATAGCTTGCAAGTGAATCCCTTCTTCATGGACAATGTCACAGCTCCGTCAACAGGCTCGAGCAGTGCCAGTGGCACGCCCAGCAGCTCCAAGCATCAATCGTACAGCGTCAAGAGTTTCTCGCATGCCATGAATGCGCTCACCGCCAGTGCCAATGCAGTgcccaagcagcagcagagttcGTCTGCATCAGCTGCTGATGGCACTGGCTATAATTACAGCAGCTCGGCGCCCTCGTCGTCCGCctcagcggcaacagcagcgggaGGAGCAGGTGCAGGATCAGCCCCAGCAGcgtattttgttgctgccacatcaGCCACTGATCCACGCCAGTATCTAAACTTTCAACAACCGGCGGCGCCTTTGCCGGCAGCACAACTGGAACTGGTGCCAACGGGCAGCGGtggtcaacagcagcagcaacagctgtcGACGCAAGTCATCTACAATAGCTCCCAAGGAGTCGCTAGttatcaacagcagcagcagaatttGATTGTGGCATCAACCAGTGCAGCGgcggcaaacaacaacagcggcagtgGCAGTAACAATTGCTCGTCATCGGCGTTGCAGCACAAGATGACGGACATGCTGAAGCGTAAGGCGCCGCCCAAGCGCAAGTCGCAAAGCAGCGGACGCGCCAAGTCGCGACAAGAGGACTCCGCAgcagctgtggctgctgctagCTCGGCTAGTTCAGCGATGCACGAGCTGCTCAGCCGTGCCACAA GTCTCGGTAGCAACACTGGCGGTCGCAACACACCCAGCTCTGGCTCAGGATCAGGGTCGAGCAATTCCAAGTCGCGTTTCAGCGCCGGCAACACAAACAATGCGAGCGGCTCCTCAACGAAATCATCGTTTCTGGCATCGCTTAATCCGGCACGTTGGGGCCGGCAAACggcgcatcatcatcaccatcagcagcaacaacagtctTCGTCGCATCACGGACTGACCAAagacaacagcggcagcagcagcagtggagGAGCTTGCAGCACCTCAGCTGGCTTGGCCTACGCAGGATCACAGCACGGCGGTGCTGCTGGCATGAATGCCGCAGCAGTTGCCGCAAGCATCAGCAAGAGCATTTCGCATGCCAATCTCATTGCGGCCGCAAATCGCGAGCGTGCCCGCCAATGGGTGCGAGAACAGGCCATTGATTTTGTTAAGCGCTACACGGAGCAGGAGGCACGCCGCAGTAAGCGAGACAGTGACAGCAACTGCGGAACGGGCACTGGCGCTGGTGGCTCTGGCTTGGGGTCGTCAGCATCGGCTGCATCAGCTACCACGTCGCTGGCGAGTACCAGTGTACTGGAGCGGCTGTCGAGCATTTTGCTCAAGCTAAACGGAAGTTATCACGACTGTCTGGATGCGCTGCTTGAGCTGAAGACAATCCTGCTGGAAAGCGACATATCACCATTTGAAGTGAACCATTCGGGTCTCATCAAAGCAATGCTCAACTATATGACCAGCGAGTCGGGTCTGGTGGATCGCGATGCTCGTCTGCGCAGCTTTATGCACGTTTTTGCCGGACTGCCGTTGGAGCCGTTGCTCCAGAATGTTGGACAATTGCCAACCATTGAGCCGCTGGCGTATGGCGCATTTGTGGCCAAGCTGAATGCTTGCGTCACACAATTGGAGCAATTTCCTGTCAAGGTGCATGATTTCCAAGCTGGTCCAGGTGGTCGGTCCAATCAAAGTGCTCTGCGGTTCTTCAATACGCATCAATTGAAG TGCAACTTGCAGCGGCATCCACAGTGCAGCAATCTGCGTCAATGGAAGGGCGGCACCGTTAAGATCGATCCCTTGGCTATGGTCCAGGCAATCGAACGATATCTGGTGGTGCGCGGCTATGGTGGCATTCGCGCCGACTCTGATGATGACAGCGAAGAGGATATGGATGAcaatgtggctgctgttgtaaTGACACAGTCGGGTTTCAAGCACAAGCTACAATTCCTCATTGGGGAGCATGTGCTCCCCTATAACATGACCGTCTATCAGGCTGTCAAACAGTTCTCGCCGCTGGTCAATGAGCAACACGAAACGGACAACGAATCCGAGATGCTTTTAG gcaacagcagcatttgGGTGCAACAGCATACTATTTACTATCGTCCAGTGGAAGAGGAGGGCATTGGCTCCGGAGCGAACAGctcttgcagcagcagcagcaataaccaGGTTCATGGCCAGCACAAGGCCAGTAGTGGCAGCAACACGTCCAGTTCATCCCACGTGGCTACCTCATCATGCTCCTCATCGTCCTCGGCAGCCACATCGAGTGGTGGCAAAAAATCGCACAAATCTAGTAGTAAATTCATGCGCAAAAAGACGGAGCTCTGGCACGAGGGCATCGCTCCAGCTTTATTGTCGCCACTGAAACAGTTCCTGAGCAGCTGTTTGCCCCCCGATGTGGTAACTGTGCAGGATGCTTCATTGGATGCCCTTTGCATGTTGCGAGTCATACACGCCCTCAATCGTCACTGGGAGCATCTCTACGGTTGCGTTGTGCGCCAGAATATTATTCCCCAGTCTGAGTTTGTACATCCGAAGATCACGGCAAAGGCGAATCGACAGCTGCAGGACCCACTGGTCATTATGACTGGCAATCTACCACAATGGCTGCCTCAGATTGGCATGGCTTGTCCCTTCCTCTTCCCATTCGAGACGCGACATTTGCTCTTCTATGCGACCAGCTTTGATCGGGATCGTGCTCTACAACGCCTTTTAGACACAACACCAGATCTGAATGCAGCCGAATCATCGGAGCGTGTTGCTCCACGTCTCGACAGACGCAAGCGGGCTATTTCACGTGCCGAACTGCTCAAGCAGGCGGAACACATACTCCAGGACTTCGGCAACTCGAAGGCTCTGCTCGAGATTCAGTACGAGAATGAAGTGGGCACTGGACTGGGACCCACTTTGGAGTTTTATGCTCTCGTCTCGGCTGAATTGCAGCGCACTGATCTTGGACTCTGGAATGGCAGTGACAGTTATCGCCACAATTCATCCAATATTGCGGATGTTGTCAAGTCATCTAGCGCAATGCTGCACATTGAGGATGCGTCTGAAGCAACCAGCGAAgtggcaactgcagcaactaCTCTGGTTAGCagcaccaccaccacaacAGCCACCGCACATTTGACCCGCTCGAGCAGTCGCAGCAATGCCCTGcgcaaccaacagcaacagcagcaccaggCGGAGCACAGCTCTACCAGTGCAGGAACTAATGATAACGCTTTAAATATGATCATTGCACAGCAGTATAGTGATATGGCTGCCACCGACGGcggcagcacaacaacagcaaacgcatCGCAAGTGCTCGaccaacagacaacaacaaccacagtcACAACGACGACACCAATGGGAACAACAATTGCCACAGCCACCTCAATGGTTAGCTATGTGCACACTGCACACGGTTTATTCCCGCTGCCGTTGGGCAAATCCTCCAAGTTGCCACAGATGACCAAAGCCAaatcgaaattcaaattccTGGGCAAGTTTATGGCCAAGGCGGTGATGGATAGCCGCATG ttggaCTTGCCGTTCTCATTACCCTTCTATCGCTGGCTGGTCAGCGAGGAGCACTCAATTGGCCTGGCTGATTTGTTGCGTGTGGCACCCGAGGTACAAAGCACTTTGGTGCGACTACAAGATATGGTGCGACAGCGCGAGGACATTGAATCCGATgctaatttaaattccatAGAGAAAAGCGAGAAG ATTGAGCAACTGGACTTGGATGGTTGTCCAATAGCTGACTTGGGGCTGGACTTTGTGCTACCAGGACATGCCAATATTGAACTATGCCGTGGCGGACGGGATACGCCCGTTACCGTGCACAATCTCCATAAATACATTTCGTTGGTCACTTACTGGTTTCTCATCGAGGGCGTGCAAAAACAATTCGAGGCTCTGCGAGAGG GTTTCGATTCAATTTTCCCCATACAACGTTTGCGCATGTTCTATCCAGAGGAGCTGGAGTGCGTCTTTTGCGGTTCGGGCAGCGAACAGCATCAACGCTGGGATCTCAAAATGCTGCAGGACAGCTGCCGCACTGATCACGGCTTCCATCAGGAATCTCAGGCCATACAATATTTGTATGAGATTCTCGCCTCATACAATCGTGATGAGCAGCGCGCATTTTTGCAGTTCGTGACTGGATCACCGCGTCTGCCGACTGGGGGATTCAAGGCACTCACCCCGCCTCTAACCATTGTGCGCAAGACGTTGGATGGGAATCAGAATCCCAATGATTATCTACCATCTGTGATGACCTGTGTCAACTATCTAAAGTTGCCGGACTACTCCAATCGCGATGTGATGCGGCAGAAACTGAAAGTGGCTGCCAACGAAGGCAGCATGTCGTTCCATCTATCTTAA